The following proteins come from a genomic window of Brevibacillus antibioticus:
- a CDS encoding RDD family protein yields the protein MEQQPPSPSVPTEFFPLAQQESPKNMGDLSRSYDKATIFFTRWGAHILDHILLAFFLTGLLSLGGSIDKGSSGLFFLFFILAAIILCSYYVLLEGLTGYTIGKFTFRIIAVNAEGRPPGLWKSFIRSLIRLFEANAFLLGGLPAGISVLATDKRQRLGDLAANTYVVKVKDLNNVSKRQTTVLAVVFSIVAVLSIISMIFGIINFASRTPTEEIFYSKDKKFQITASSDWRKDSALHDEAGIEISNRISEKYVVVLSESKQDLDSSFTLQDYAQVIESNIQEAAENLSIDKPIRTVVDNQVAIQFIAKGDVGGIKLAYIVTLVETPTHFHQIMAWTKQSRFASLKQELQKVSGSFREVK from the coding sequence TTGGAGCAACAACCACCATCACCATCAGTACCGACAGAGTTTTTTCCTCTTGCCCAACAAGAGTCACCCAAAAACATGGGGGATTTATCGAGATCGTACGACAAGGCAACGATTTTTTTTACAAGATGGGGAGCCCATATTCTGGATCATATTCTTCTCGCTTTTTTTCTAACCGGATTGCTCTCACTCGGGGGTTCCATTGATAAAGGCTCCAGCGGTCTCTTTTTCCTTTTCTTCATCCTAGCCGCCATTATCCTATGTTCTTATTATGTACTGTTAGAAGGACTAACTGGATATACGATCGGAAAATTCACTTTCCGCATCATTGCTGTCAATGCAGAAGGACGACCACCAGGATTATGGAAATCATTTATCCGTTCCCTCATTCGTCTATTTGAAGCAAATGCATTTCTTCTAGGCGGGTTGCCAGCTGGTATCAGTGTGTTGGCTACCGACAAAAGACAACGGTTAGGCGACCTGGCAGCGAATACATACGTCGTTAAAGTGAAGGATCTAAACAACGTCAGCAAAAGGCAAACAACCGTACTCGCTGTTGTCTTTTCCATCGTAGCCGTTTTATCTATCATTAGTATGATTTTTGGGATCATCAATTTCGCATCAAGAACGCCTACTGAAGAAATTTTCTATAGCAAGGATAAAAAGTTTCAAATAACAGCCTCTTCGGATTGGCGCAAGGATTCGGCCCTTCACGATGAGGCAGGTATAGAAATCTCCAATCGTATTAGCGAAAAATATGTAGTGGTACTGTCAGAATCGAAACAGGATCTAGACAGTTCATTCACGCTTCAAGATTATGCCCAAGTCATTGAAAGCAACATTCAAGAGGCAGCAGAAAATTTATCCATAGATAAACCGATTCGTACTGTAGTTGACAACCAGGTGGCCATCCAATTTATTGCCAAAGGCGACGTAGGCGGCATTAAGCTCGCTTATATTGTGACATTGGTCGAAACGCCTACACATTTTCATCAAATCATGGCTTGGACAAAACAAAGTAGGTTTGCGTCCCTCAAGCAAGAACTGCAAAAAGTCAGTGGAAGTTTTCGCGAGGTAAAATAG